The Hypomesus transpacificus isolate Combined female chromosome 2, fHypTra1, whole genome shotgun sequence genome window below encodes:
- the thrap3a gene encoding thyroid hormone receptor-associated protein 3 isoform X3 produces MRKHTRSRSRSRSRSPHGQGRNPPREYQNNRGFRGFHRGFRRPYYFRGRGRGFFPRGRYQRGGGGGGGGYNNNYRPNGWQNYRQHPQQNQNQHQQYYPHSPRRGRSHSPKKRSGSPRSHSHSDRSSSPRSRHRSPSSSSSSSSSSRSSSPRRKSTGGAGRLNARDVREEEREASKEGQKGGGGEEAAPLTGGAGGAEEAEEGASANGNAKANKAVGRWQGLTDYSTSPRREGSLFPAATPGQAPPAQASPGQAPPAPTQASPPSHSFGDAGKGGPSSRSPLLSGFGFFSREDSLADKEAISSAFKKFLEEHNNKKKLQSILENGREKGPNGVEAEPGKGTGKPPEASVPQALRAAGEAQRERRYERQASEASEAGVSLSSFLKDSPFLEDEEREEREEREERAPKPRPKQPRQDARPNEDAGPRGRATRSARQLFEERFGQWEELAYAPAARDDDLEAEGHMGRKQEAAMAAALAQRKQTAMFAGCPSPEKGSRARRKERAVSSPSPSPSPPPRRKSDRERFLIRGVGDSPPRASGKKGEFCVRMDGLRDGTASSSKAVLGERRACRDLGLLSEQEGFCTSLRHAHRSPAELYAQHIVTIVHRIRAQHFSSSEMTLNERFAMYQRRAEEKEMEMEKPRKSPEIHRRIDVSPSAFKKQSHLSERMRNSEDGSYKNHGRATRSDSNDLRLDIERRKKYPTQEPHTQEPPTQEPPTQEQDCKRGRGGRREEGDSPDSGREKLAEKSSKHRKKSKKCKKKHSRSSSSSSSDSEGGARVGFPQEEAPAREEGFNRARLGPRDAGGPVERGRPRGGFQLRIRGRGWNRGNYQGNYQGNYQGNYQGNYQGNYQGNYQGNGGAPSNVPPHSNNEDWDPEYTPKSRKYYLHDDRDEEGNRRWLDTRGRGRGYFPRARGRFLVRKGPPGTCSNGSPRWSHDKFLGTREGGQEEGEQDHKEGGQEGVMDTSEQ; encoded by the exons ctccaGGTCTCGCTCCAGGTCTCGCTCTCCTCACGGCCAGGGCCGGAACCCCCCCAGGGAGTACCAGAACAACCGGGGGTTCCGTGGGTTCCACCGCGGTTTCCGCAGGCCGTACTACTTCcggggccgggggcggggcttcTTCCCGCGCGGGCGCTACCAGCGTGGCGGCggggggggcggcggcggcTACAACAACAACTACCGTCCCAACGGCTGGCAGAACTACAGACAGCACCCCcagcagaaccagaaccagcacCAGCAGTACTACCCTCACAGCCCCAGGAGAGGGCGCTCTCACAGCCCCAAGAAGCGCTCGGGGAGCCCTCGCTCCCACAGCCACTCAGACCGCTCCTCCTCGCCCCGGTCCAGGCaccgctccccctcctcctcctcctcctcctcctcctcctcacgctcctcctcccccaggcggAAGTCTACGGGCGGGGCGGGACGGCTGAATGCCAGGgatgtgagggaggaggagagggaggcctcCAAGGAGGgtcagaagggaggaggaggtgaggaggccgCTCCGCTCACAGGCGGTGCTGGGGGGGCCGAGGAGGCCGAGGAGGGAGCTAGCGCTAACGGTAACGCTAAGGCTAACAAGGCCGTGGGCAGGTGGCAGGGTCTGACCGACTACAGCACCAGCCCCAGGAGAGAGGGCTCTCTGTTCCCAGCAGCCACGCCTGGCCAGGCCCCCCCGGCCCAGGCCTCCCCGGGCcaggcccccccggcccccacccAGGCCAGCCCCCCTTCCCACAGCTTTGGTGATGCTGGAAAGGGGGGCCCCTCCTCCAGGAGCCCCTTGTTGTCTGGCTTTGGCTTCTTCTCCAGAGAGGATAGCTTGGCAGACAAGGAAGCCATCTCGTCTGCCTTCAAAAA GTTTTTGGAAGAACACAATAATAAGAAAAAGCTCCAGTCGATCCTGGAGAACGGCCGGGAGAAAGGGCCGAACGGCGTGGAGGCGGAGCCGGGGAAGGGGACCGGCAAGCCCCCTGAGGCGTCTGTCCCGCAGGCCCTCAGAGCCGCTGGCGAGGCGCAGAGAGAGCGCAGGTACGAGAGGCAGGCCAGCGAGGCCAGCGAGGCTGGAGTGTCTCTCAGCAGCTTCCTGAAAGACTCTCCCTTCCTcgaggacgaggagagagaggagagggaggagagggaggagagggcacCCAAACCCCGCCCCAAACAGCCCCGTCAGGACGCCAGGCCGAACGAGGACGCCGGGCCGAGGGGCAGGGCGACGCGCTCAGCCCGCCAGCTGTTCGAGGAGCGGTTCGGCCAGTGGGAGGAGCTGGCGTACGCGCCGGCCGCCAGAGACGATGACCTCGAGGCTGAGGGTCACATGGGCAGGAAACAGGAGGCGGCCATGGCTGCCGCGCTGGCCCAGAGAAAACAGACGGCCATGTTTGCTGGCTGCCCCTCCCCCGAGAAAGGGAGCAGGGCtcggaggaaggagagggcagtGTCCAGCCCCTCGCCCTCGCCCTCGCCTCCCCCCAGGAGGAAGTCTGACAGGGAAAGGTTCCTgatcaggggggtgggggactcCCCCCCAAGGGCTTCTGGGAAAAAAGGAGAGTTCTGTGTGAGAATGGACGGCCTCAGAGACGGCACGGCCAG CTCGTCCAAGGCGGTGTTGGGCGAGCGGCGTGCGTGTCGTGACCTGGGGctgctctcagagcaggagggctTCTGCACCTCCCTCCGTCACGCTCACAGGAGCCCTGCCGAGCTCTACGCTCAGCACATCGTCACCATCGTCCACCGCATCAGag CACAGCACTTCTCCTCGTCAGAAATGACCCTCAACGAGAGGTTTGCCATGtaccagaggagagcagaggagaaggagatggagatggagaagcCAAGGAAGAGTCCTGAGATACACAG GAGAATTGATGTTTCTCCGAGTGCTTTTAAGAAACAGTCTCACCTCTCTGAGCGGATGAGAAACTCCGAGGACGGCAGTTACAAG AACCACGGCAGAGCGACCAGGAGCGACTCCAATGACCTCCGGCTGGATATTGAGCGCCGTAAAAAGTACCCCACCCAGGAGCCCCACACCCAGGAGCCCCCCACCCAGGAGCCCCCCACCCAGGAGCAGGACTGTAAAcggggaagaggggggcggagggaggagggcgacTCTCCTGACTCAGGGAGAGAGAAGTTGGCTGAGAAGTCGTCCAAACACCGCAAGAAATCAAA gAAATGTAAGAAGAAGCattctcgctcctcctcctcctcttcatctgacTCGGAGGGGGGGGCTAGAGTGGGGTTCCCCCAGGAGGAGGCCCCCGCTAGAGAGGAGGGCTTCAACAGGGCTCGCCTGGGGCCCCGGGACGCTGGGGGCCCCGTGGAGAGGGGGCGGCCACGTGGAGGATTT CAGCTCAGAATAAGAGGGCGAGGCTGGAACCGAGGGAACTACCAGGGGAACTACCAGGGGAACTACCAGGGGAACTACCAGGGGAACTACCAGGGGAACTACCAGGGGAACTACCAGGGAAACGGAGGGGCCCCCTCCAACGTTCCCCCGCACTCCAACAACGAGGACTGGGACCCCGAGTACACCCCCAAGAGCAGGAAGTACTACCTG catgACGACAGGGACGAGGAAGGGAACAGGAGGTGGCTTGACACCCGGGGGCGAGGTCGGGGTTACTTCCCCCGCGCGAGAGGCCGTTTCCTGGTCCGGAAGGGTCCGCCGGGCACCTGCAGCAACGGGAGTCCCCGCTGGAGCCACGACAAGTTCCtggggaccagggagggggggcaggaggagggggaacaggaccacaaagagggggggcaggagggggttaTGGACACCTCTGAGCagtga